A region from the Cherax quadricarinatus isolate ZL_2023a chromosome 55, ASM3850222v1, whole genome shotgun sequence genome encodes:
- the LOC138854341 gene encoding syntaxin-10-like, with protein sequence MAGHLRRSGSRYGGAAGPRPAVVIRNKSVRKSIREINAFRYSSFVDLIYFASKTEVCKALNKTRGLYQRWGELQEEGTIVTSKEQLDWTNTELRNALRSIEWDLEDLEETIDILL encoded by the exons ATGGCAGGCCATCTCAGGAGGAGTGGTTCTCGTTACGGAGGGGCAGCAGGACCCCGCCCCGCCGTCGTCATCCGCAATAAGAGCGTCAGGAAGAGTATCAGAGAAATCAACGCTTTCCGCTACTCCAGCTTTGTCGACCTCATCTACTTCGCCTCCAAGAC TGAGGTGTGCAAGGCTCTGAACAAGACGCGGGGGTTATACCAGCGGTGGGGAGAGCTGCAGGAGGAAGGAACCATCGTCACTAGCAAGGAGCAACTCGACTGGACCAACACAGAGCTCCGTAACGCCCTCAGGTCCATAGAGTGGGACCTGGAGGACCTCGAGGAGACTATCGATATCCTTTTATAA